Proteins encoded together in one Camelina sativa cultivar DH55 chromosome 9, Cs, whole genome shotgun sequence window:
- the LOC104715088 gene encoding LOW QUALITY PROTEIN: F-box protein At3g28330 (The sequence of the model RefSeq protein was modified relative to this genomic sequence to represent the inferred CDS: inserted 2 bases in 2 codons; substituted 1 base at 1 genomic stop codon), translating to MEIRQIKSDTDLLTEDLWEMILARLPLKSIINAPKLVCKQWKSIIESRCFRDLFQSLHQNSHSSSWSLMCRGCETEIMSHYGSDNWNLKRSLGXKFENYNEARVVSYTEVGLILIHRVSNQSFYVANPVSRQCVEILPLASQKDERFWILGIATRLXNGVVLGYKVVLXETGLWSLDSAKFPFTYISQEFNNPISLNGSLHWLAHGSDYQDFVVSVDFYATGSDRCCATPFPDLDKVPKFRRSCTTSQGFLMYMNAFSVTKDDGNLEDKLCIWRLESWQWRLVVSDVSLDFMKTSFDYIPLGINPFDAKTVYFWSPQCLLSINLYNGDFVVHNAMERSSDGRILNSGDCPRDMKYILESHFALFVLPQWMHPFPSTVRRV from the exons ATGGAGATCAGACAGATAAAGAGTGACACAGATCTGCTCACGGAGGATCTATGGGAGATGATACTCGCGAGATTGCCACTAAAGAGCATCATCAACGCTCCCAAACTCGTTTGCAAGCAATGGAAATCAATCATTGAGTCCCGTTGTTTCCGCGACCTTTTCCAATCTCTGCACCAAAACTCTCATTCTTCCTCATGGTCGCTCATGTGTAGAGGTTGTGAGACAGAGATCATGTCTCACTACGGATCAGACAACTGGAATCTTAAACGGTCTCTCG ACAAGTTCGAGAATTATAATGAAGCTAGAGTCGTGTCTTACACGGAAGTTGGATTGATTTTGATTCATCGAGTGTCGAATCAATCTTTCTACGTTGCTAATCCTGTGTCAAGGCAATGCGTAGAGATCCTTCCTCTAGCCTCACAAAAAGATGAACGTTTCTGGATTTTGGGAATAGCCACAAGACTCTAGAACGGCGTCGTTTTAGGTTACAAAGTTGTTC TTGAGACTGGTTTGTGGAGTCTCGACAGTGCAAAGTTTCCTTTCACTTATATCTCTCAGGAGTTTAACAATCCCATCAGCTTGAATGGAAGTCTTCACTGGCTTGCACACGGTTCCGACTATCAAGATTTCGTTGTATCCGTCGATTTCTACGCTACGGGCTCTGATCGATGCTGTGCTACGCCATTTCCTGATTTAGATAAAGTTCCAAAATTCAGAAGATCTTGCACAACTTCTCAAGGATTTCTCATGTATATGAATGCATTCTCCGTAACAAAAGATGATGGAAATCTAGAGGATAAGTTATGTATATGGAGGCTAGAAAGCTGGCAGTGGCGACTAGTAGTATCTGACGTCTCTTTGGATTTTATGAAGACCAGTTTCGATTATATTCCGTTGGGAATAAACCCTTTTGATGCTAAAACAGTATACTTTTGGAGTCCCCAATGTTTGTTGTCTATTAACTTATACAATGGAGACTTTGTGGTCCACAATGCGATGGAACGTAGCAGCGACGGTCGCATTCTGAATTCAGGTGATTGCCCGAGagatatgaaatatattttagaatcgCACTTTGCCTTGTTCGTCCTCCCACAGTGGATGCATCCGTTCCCGAGCACGGTGAGAAGAGTTTAG